The Punica granatum isolate Tunisia-2019 chromosome 4, ASM765513v2, whole genome shotgun sequence sequence TAATAAGCCTTAGTTGTTCTGAAACCCCAACCCCTTGAGAGGTCGGTTGAGGGAGTCTTGTATGTGGATTGTGATGGTTAATCTTTTTGGAGTTTTCTTGGGGAAATTTCTTTGTAACTCTAGGGTATTAGAGGGAGAAAGTTgaagaaaattgagaaatcgAGTTAGATTCTTTTCAGTGTGAGGTTTGTAACGGGGACTAGGATGAGAGATATCTCTGAGGACTGTAATTTTCGATTTATTATCTAGTGGATTCTCCTACTCTGCACCGTGAAAGTTTCCCTTTTATTGTTGGGAGGAGTTTTACCACATATATTTAGTATCCGAtcttattttctctattatctCATCTCGGGTTACAAACATCTTATCACAACAATTAGTAATAGAGCCCAAGTGCTGGAATTGGATCCTAAAGATGTCAGTTACTAGATTTGATGTTGAGAATTTTGATGGATCAAGCGGTAGCGAATTGTGCCAGATTGAGTGGAAGGTATTGCTGGGGCAATATGGCCTTGATTGAGCACAAGGAGGAGAAGCCTCGATGGCCGTGTACATTGTTTACATCTATATTTATTCGTGGTATATGTTTCAATTATTTACATTCggttatataaaaatattggtATAAATATTATCGCGCAACGCGTGAGTATCAACTAGTTTATAATGAAGTGAAATccaattaatataaattttagaaaatattatgTCACTATCATGTCCATcgtaatattatatatttcaaattaaaGTTTGAAAATTAAACTTTCAAAAAATCTTCCGAATTTCATGTACAAAAAGTATTATAAAAACATCTTTTACATAACCAAATTTTCATAAGAATATCTAtctattcaaaattaaaattttaaaaattcacaacgttttgaataatattataataatttaaagaataacaaaattcttgattatttgtaaaaactaaaaaagtCGACAAAACTCTAGACAAAAAGCTCACGCATGTTTAAGCATCAAATCAATTCAACTAATTCTCAgtttcttcatatatatatatatatatatatatatatatagatgaaatAGATATAGAGATAAAGATATAGAATGCATTTTGGACATGAAACGACATCTACGCTTCAGCACCTCCAAAGCAAAACGACTTTGCTCAACAAGAAAACCGGACAGGACAAATGGGTTCGAGGAGTCCCCCCCTTAATTCTCATGTCAGCCTCAAAAATTAGAGGGAAGAGTTTCTGTGCAATACATtttggaggaggaggaatcACCATCAGATTCTCTGCAGCCATTCAAAAAATTGGTGGCCATTAAAAGATTCTCTCTTTAGATTCTTTCGTTGTTGCTTCACTCATTGGCTTGTCTTTCCATTTGTTTCTTCAAAGATGTCTCAACCGTAAGCTCTTCTTGGCGGCCAGCGAGGTGACTGTTCTTGAACCTCCTCTGTTAGGGTACTGCAGTTCTTGATTTGGTTTATTCTAACCGAAAGTCGGGATCTTTCCCCTATACTTAGCTTTCTTTTTTCACTAGTTTCACGAGATGTAATTTCCATCAGAATGATTCACCAATGCCCTGTTCATGTTTGAAAGTTGATTCGTGGAGTGACCTATATTTCTATTTCGGGTTCTGGGCTGACTTTAGTTTTAGTAGTTCGGGACTTTTAGTCGAATTTGAGTACAAGTTCCAATGAAGTTAAACGGATTCTGGGTACGTGAATTGTTTGGTAATCGCCTGTTCGATGTTTGTGTATGTGTGATCACTTCCTCTATAAGAAATCCAATAGCAAGTCAGCTTTCTTTACCGAAAACATAGACAATTAGAAGTTTAGCAGGGTGTATGTTGTTGGAAAATGATGAAGTGGTTTGCTTGTCCCGATcgaatttatttatatgccgTTTCGTTTGGCTGCCAGTTTTGTAAGAAATACAGATTGCTATTTTAGGAGCACTTTTGACTTCCAAGGGGCAATATAAGGCACGTTTATGGGtataaagaacaagaaaagttTACCGTGAGTCCACAGACCATAAACATTATGAATTTGGGGATATTTGAGGAATTGAATCTATCATCTCTTACGTCCATGAGTGAAACTTGATGCTTTCCTCAGGTTGTTGTTCTGCCTTTACTTTTCATAAAATGAATTGTAGGAAAATGAGGGAGAGTAAACTAGCGTCTCAGTAAGAAAGCGAAAAAGGATTAGGATAAAGATGTTGCGCAAAGTGGGAAGCTTATACACCATAATAGCTTCCTAATTATAGTACTTGTATGTAACAACAAAGACGAAGACATGTTAGTATAATTCATACTTTTTACATAATCAGCAAATGTTATTCTtgaattgtaattatttaacGCGATATTAACCCTCTGCACTATTCGTTTTGCCTATATTGTTTTGATATCATTGGCTCTCTATTTGAACTGCTGTGTTCATAGTTCTGGATGCTCATAATTGCCGTATACTAATTTCAGAAGACAGCAGTATAATGGTTCAATCATGGCCATGGTAACAGTTACGGGAAGGATTAACAACTACACCCCATACTTAGAGCACTGCTCTCCCCGAGAGACCTATCTACCCAAATTTAGGTATTACAACCCATCAAACAAGACGGTGGTTTCTCCCATCTCGATAAGGAATCGTTCTGAAGATTTAAGCACCTCTTTTTCGAGCAGCAGCTGGCACCGACTTGGAGCACACCATGTTGCTTCAAAGAAATGGCTGGTATGCAGGACTTCTATTGCTggttaaaatttgaattttcagagTCTCGTTGATTTGTTTTTCTCTGATGTGAAAACGCAGTGCCGGTTGCATGATCCCGTGTCACCAGATGACGAGTACCGTTCATCTCGCAACATAGCGATCAGTCTTTTCAAGCGATACAGAAATGCCGTTGAGCGTGGAGGAGGTGACAACTTGAAAGTATATATTGAGCAGCTTGCTCGCCAGAATTGTTGTTTGCTGTTAGATCGGTGGCCAATTTTTAGTGATTCTTTGCTCttggtttttttctttttctcccttAATCAGGAGTTCATCAGTGCGGGGGTGAATGCATATGCGCTTGGGTGCACTGATGAAGGACTAAGAGATGAACTCACTGACATGAAGGAATCAGGTGTCGAAATCGAAGCCATGCAGGTTTTCAGTGGAAACACCAGCTTGAAGTCTAAGATCGTATTGGAGGAGGTAGTGAGAACTTCATATACTAGAAAAAAATCTCCTCTTATTTGAGAATCAGTGAACGAATTGTGCCCTCCAATTCAACTGGCAACACACAGGcagtaaattaattaaatattttcaattctttTAAACTTTGCGGGTCGGTCAAGCAATGAAAGGAACGGTATGAATCGTAGCAACATGTCTCGAGTTCAACTCGCTTGTTGCCCTCGTTTACCACGCCTAAGTCATCCTGGGCCGTGCAGAGTCCTAAACCTACTGTACCGAACCTTGGGTGTCTGCCAGCTTCGATGATGATGCAGGAGTCCATCTCAGTAATATATGCTCAAATCTTAACAAgtgtttttttcccccccttttctttaatttgcaGATTGACGAGTGCATTTTGTGGGTGAGCATTACATTCATCACAATCTTGTGTACGCCACAACCGACTGTTGTTAGATGGTCATCTTCACCCCCAGTATCGGATGAAATACTTCTTCAATGGAAAGGTTTTTGTGCCCTCATAGCAAACGCATACTATATAAGAGGGATGGCATGGTGAGAAATTCTTCTTGAAGTACTAGTTCCTTACTTTGCATTtgtttttctgtttctttctCTCATAGTGGAACATTATGTCGAAACATATACTTAGAACGTTTGCATTTGCTGACAGGCTTCCTGTGAAGACTCTTCAGCTGGAGCAAATGGCAGTGATGGGCCATGCAGAGGAGCCATCAGTAGTTGCTAGCCGAATGAGATTGGTGTTCAGCACTCTTGAGGTTAGTCCTACCTTGGCCCATGTCTAATTACCACTTTAAGAGTTTGCCCATTCCTCTGGAAAACTTGGTTTCGTAGTTGAGGGTTATTTCATCTTATGTAATATGTCTAATGACTGTAACATTGTGGAGAAGCTTCCCGAGATTTTTCCTTTGGATCAGATTTTTCTACAAACTTTAAGCAATTTTGAGGttgatatgttttttttttgcctcctttttttttttgacaagtATGTCGATATGGTTTTAGACTTTTCTGTAGTTTACAGATAGTTCCGCAATCTGTTTCATGATGTTTGCAacagtttttcattttcagacAACAAGTTAATGGAGAAGTATTTGTGTGTTAAACGAGAACCCTTCTGAAACACATCTTTCCGACAGATTTCTTGTTTTCACAGAAACTGCAAAAAGGAAGTTCGAGATTCCCATACTCTCAACAGTACTAGCATCTGCTTACATGAATCTTTTGAATTGTGCCGTGGCACGttatttttgttttgcttaatcgCTTTAATATAATTGCAATCTCTGATTAGCTGAGGATTCATATGAGCAATTCCTGGCATTCGAAGTCCAATGAATTTATTGGGTTTGTGCAGGTAGTGAGTCCACAGTGGCCAAGAGTCTAGTCCAATGCCTTCTCAGTCAAGCCAAGACATATACCAATTTTTCGGTATGTAAAAATTCTCCTTTGTATGTAAATGAATGTTGCTTGCTGCATAATGTCTTGCGACTTCAAAGAATTTTAACGATGAAGTGCTTCACGAACTTCAATATtgctgtatatatatgcatacagaAATGTGAAAGTCGGAAGCCTGGGTGTCCATCTGTAATTATATGGTAAAAACTGCATTCTGTGAACAAGAAATAAAACCGATGCTCAGAAGTTTTATGTAAACATCAATTACAGATCAACCGATAAGGGATGATAAAGAATTTATCGACTTGAACAAATTGTTCAGGTCGAATAAATTATTCTGACTTTGAGAACTTATTTGCACTCGGATGTGAAGAGTCTATAACCCAacatttttgtgatttttttttctttttgacatCAGTGACCTCGAGAATTGCTTCTTGATTTTTAATGTTTAAGAGCTTCTTGTGAACAATCAAATGATCGTCTTAGGGTTCACCATTCCTACCATTTTTGGGATAGTTATTGATATTGGCATTGCCATCAGTGTCCCCAATGCCAAAACCAAACCCGATACCGATGCCGAATCCCACCCCAATCCCATGACTTCCCCCTTGAAGGCCTTTTTTGGGGACACTGCCGCTGCCTCCACTTTGGCCGCCGCCACTGCCACTGCCTGCCCCAAACCCGCCACCTTCACCATGGCCATATCCTTCACCTAAACCACTTCCGCCACCTCCGCCTCCgcctccacctccacctccaccgCTTCCAGATCCACCCACACCAAAACCTCCCCCGAACCCACTCCCATGACCATACCCTTCACTAGAACTTCCTCCaacgccaccacctccgcctcCGCTGCCTCCACTGTTGCCGAATCCAGCTCCCGCACCAAAACCACTTCCATGACCAAAACCCCCACGAGAACTGCCAGTTTCAGCAGCACCGGCCCcacctccaccaccaccactaTCTCCTACACCGAACCCTGCACCTGATCCGCTTCCATGACCAGATCCTTCACCCAAGCCGCTATCCCCATATCCTCCACCTTCTCCACTGCCCCCACCGCCACCGCCTCCCATGTCTCCACCTCCAGCACCATCGCCGTATCCACTTCCATGGCCAGAGCCTCCGCCATAATCACTGCCTCCACCCCCTTCTCcacctccaccaccaccatcactACCGCTTTCTTTTACGCCAGCCCCTGCTCCAGAACCTTCACCATGGCCAAA is a genomic window containing:
- the LOC116206078 gene encoding uncharacterized protein LOC116206078, with protein sequence MAMVTVTGRINNYTPYLEHCSPRETYLPKFRYYNPSNKTVVSPISIRNRSEDLSTSFSSSSWHRLGAHHVASKKWLCRLHDPVSPDDEYRSSRNIAISLFKRYRNAVERGGGDNLKEFISAGVNAYALGCTDEGLRDELTDMKESGVEIEAMQVFSGNTSLKSKIVLEEIDECILWVSITFITILCTPQPTVVRWSSSPPVSDEILLQWKGFCALIANAYYIRGMAWLPVKTLQLEQMAVMGHAEEPSVVASRMRLVFSTLEVVSPQWPRV
- the LOC116204259 gene encoding glycine-rich protein DOT1-like — translated: MGAHVRTPYVALVLLTILTASSKVSSQSPWKFNDQEGGGDDDDDCLYMSWRSCGNLFGQFGRSSENPGNWFGKPNTGERGGNSGAGGGGGGGGGGGGGSEAGAGVGHGEGSGAGSGTGESNGGGGGGGGGGGEAGAGFGHGEGSGAGAGVKESGSDGGGGGGEGGGGSDYGGGSGHGSGYGDGAGGGDMGGGGGGGSGEGGGYGDSGLGEGSGHGSGSGAGFGVGDSGGGGGGAGAAETGSSRGGFGHGSGFGAGAGFGNSGGSGGGGGGVGGSSSEGYGHGSGFGGGFGVGGSGSGGGGGGGGGGGGGSGLGEGYGHGEGGGFGAGSGSGGGQSGGSGSVPKKGLQGGSHGIGVGFGIGIGFGFGIGDTDGNANINNYPKNGRNGEP